Proteins encoded by one window of Streptomyces sp. NBC_01571:
- a CDS encoding ABC transporter permease: MAFVRWFKRNLVVIAGLVTLGYLLLPNVIVTVFSFNKPKGRFNYEWQQFSTDAWRDPCGVADMCGSLSLSLQIAVWATLGATVLGTMIAFALVRYRFRARGAVNSLIFLPMAMPEVVMAASLLTLFLNLGAQLGFWTILIAHIMFCLSFVVTAVKARVMSMDPRLEQAAQDLYAGPVQTFLRVTLPIAAPGIAAGALLAFALSFDDFIITNFNAGSTVTFPMFVWGSAQRGTPVQINVIGTAMFVVAVLFVLVGMVIGNRRNRQKA; the protein is encoded by the coding sequence ATGGCCTTCGTACGCTGGTTCAAGAGGAATCTCGTCGTCATCGCGGGACTGGTCACCCTCGGATATCTGCTGCTGCCGAACGTGATCGTCACGGTCTTCTCCTTCAACAAACCGAAGGGGCGCTTCAACTACGAGTGGCAGCAGTTCTCCACGGACGCCTGGCGCGATCCGTGCGGGGTCGCCGACATGTGCGGATCGCTCTCCCTCAGCCTCCAGATCGCCGTCTGGGCGACCCTCGGGGCCACCGTCCTCGGCACGATGATCGCCTTCGCGCTGGTCCGCTACCGCTTCCGGGCGCGCGGCGCGGTGAACTCGCTGATCTTCCTGCCGATGGCGATGCCCGAGGTCGTGATGGCCGCCTCGCTGCTGACGCTCTTCCTCAACCTGGGCGCCCAGCTGGGCTTCTGGACGATCCTGATCGCCCACATCATGTTCTGCCTCAGCTTCGTCGTGACGGCCGTCAAGGCGCGCGTGATGTCGATGGACCCACGCCTGGAGCAGGCGGCCCAGGACCTGTACGCGGGTCCGGTGCAGACCTTCCTGCGGGTCACCCTGCCCATCGCCGCCCCCGGAATCGCCGCGGGCGCACTGCTCGCCTTCGCGCTCTCCTTCGACGATTTCATCATCACCAATTTCAACGCCGGCTCGACCGTCACCTTCCCCATGTTCGTCTGGGGTTCGGCGCAGCGCGGAACACCCGTTCAGATCAATGTCATCGGTACGGCCATGTTCGTCGTCGCCGTACTGTTCGTCCTGGTCGGAATGGTCATAGGTAATCGCCGCAACAGGCAAAAGGCGTAA
- a CDS encoding ABC transporter permease, translating to MATVTEAPPLAPQPENKPPRRRGRLVPYWLLLPGILWLLVFFALPMVYQASTSVQTGSLEEGFKVTWHFQTYWNALSDYWPQFLRSVLYAGAATILCLLLGYPLAYLIAFRAGRWRNVVLILVIAPFFTSFLIRTLAWKTILADGGPVVGALNTLHVLDVTNWLGFTAGDRVLATPLAVVCGLTYNFLPFMILPLYTSLERIDGRLHEAAGDLYAKPFTTFRKVTFPLSMPGVVSGTLLTFIPASGDYVNADLLGSTDTRMVGNVIQTQFLRILDYPTAAALSFILMAAILILVTLYIRKSGTEDLV from the coding sequence ATGGCCACTGTCACCGAGGCGCCGCCTCTCGCGCCGCAGCCGGAGAACAAGCCGCCCCGCAGACGCGGCCGCCTCGTCCCGTACTGGCTGCTCCTGCCCGGCATCCTCTGGCTGCTGGTCTTCTTCGCGCTGCCGATGGTCTACCAGGCCTCCACGTCCGTGCAGACGGGCTCCCTGGAGGAGGGCTTCAAGGTCACCTGGCACTTCCAGACGTACTGGAACGCGCTGTCCGACTACTGGCCCCAGTTCCTGCGCTCGGTGCTCTACGCCGGTGCCGCCACGATCCTGTGCCTGCTGCTCGGGTATCCGCTGGCGTACCTGATCGCCTTCCGGGCCGGCCGCTGGCGCAACGTCGTGCTGATCCTCGTCATCGCGCCGTTCTTCACCAGCTTCCTGATCCGCACGCTCGCCTGGAAGACGATCCTCGCGGACGGCGGTCCGGTCGTCGGCGCCCTCAACACGCTGCACGTCCTGGACGTCACCAACTGGCTCGGCTTCACCGCGGGCGACCGGGTCCTCGCCACCCCGCTCGCGGTGGTCTGCGGTCTGACGTACAACTTCCTGCCGTTCATGATCCTGCCGCTCTACACCTCGCTTGAGCGCATCGACGGACGGCTGCACGAGGCGGCCGGCGACCTGTACGCGAAGCCGTTCACCACCTTCCGCAAGGTCACCTTCCCGCTGTCGATGCCCGGAGTGGTCTCCGGCACCCTGCTCACCTTCATCCCGGCCAGCGGCGACTACGTCAACGCGGACCTGCTCGGCTCCACGGACACCCGCATGGTCGGCAACGTCATCCAGACGCAGTTCCTGCGGATCCTCGACTATCCGACGGCCGCGGCGCTCTCCTTCATCCTCATGGCCGCGATCCTCATCCTGGTCACGCTCTACATCCGCAAGTCCGGGACGGAGGATCTGGTCTAA
- a CDS encoding ABC transporter ATP-binding protein, whose product MTTMNTTDNSGDVRLSGISKTYGSFTAVQPLDLTVPQGSFFALLGASGCGKTTTLRMIAGLEEPSSGTVFLGDQEVTHLPPYKRPVNTVFQSYALFPHLDIFENVAFGLRRRGIKSVKKQVGDMLDLVQLGEQARKKPHQLSGGQQQRVAVARALINHPKVLLLDEPLGALDLKLRRQMQLELKRIQTEVGITFVHVTHDQEEAMTMADTVAVMNAGRVEQLGAPADLYENPNTTFVANFLGTSNLIEAEVDSRNGDEIVLKAGGGKLVLPEARCAAPTTTGGKVLVGVRPEKISLTHADDAGEIPAGRNRITGKIADSSFIGVSTQYVIDSAVCPEFEVYAQNIDRDPRLTPGADVVLHWSPAHTFGLDAAQDIDAGVESVEEEAA is encoded by the coding sequence GTGACGACGATGAACACCACGGACAACAGCGGCGACGTCCGCCTCTCCGGAATCAGCAAGACCTACGGCTCCTTCACCGCCGTGCAACCGCTCGACCTGACCGTGCCGCAGGGCTCGTTCTTCGCCCTGCTCGGCGCTTCCGGCTGCGGCAAGACCACGACCCTGCGCATGATCGCGGGCCTGGAGGAACCCTCCTCCGGCACCGTGTTCCTCGGCGACCAGGAGGTCACCCATCTGCCGCCCTACAAGCGGCCGGTGAACACCGTCTTCCAGTCCTACGCCCTTTTCCCGCACCTCGACATCTTCGAGAACGTCGCCTTCGGCCTGCGCCGGCGCGGCATCAAGTCGGTGAAGAAGCAGGTCGGGGACATGCTCGACCTCGTCCAGCTCGGCGAGCAGGCGCGCAAGAAGCCGCACCAGCTCTCCGGCGGCCAGCAGCAGCGCGTCGCGGTGGCCCGCGCGCTGATCAACCACCCCAAGGTGCTGCTCCTCGACGAGCCTCTCGGCGCCCTCGACCTCAAGCTGCGCCGTCAGATGCAGCTGGAGCTCAAGCGCATCCAGACCGAGGTCGGTATCACCTTCGTGCACGTCACGCACGACCAGGAGGAGGCCATGACCATGGCCGACACGGTCGCCGTGATGAACGCGGGCCGCGTCGAGCAGCTCGGCGCCCCCGCCGACCTCTACGAGAACCCGAACACCACCTTCGTCGCGAACTTCCTCGGCACCTCGAACCTCATCGAGGCCGAGGTCGACTCCAGGAACGGCGACGAGATCGTGCTGAAGGCGGGCGGCGGGAAGCTCGTGCTCCCCGAGGCCCGCTGCGCGGCGCCCACGACGACCGGCGGCAAGGTCCTGGTCGGCGTGCGCCCCGAGAAGATCTCGCTCACCCACGCCGACGACGCCGGCGAGATCCCGGCCGGCCGCAACCGCATCACCGGCAAGATCGCCGACTCCAGCTTCATCGGCGTCTCCACGCAGTACGTCATCGACAGCGCCGTCTGTCCCGAGTTCGAGGTCTACGCCCAGAACATCGACCGCGACCCCCGGCTCACCCCCGGCGCCGACGTCGTCCTGCACTGGAGCCCGGCGCACACCTTCGGGCTGGACGCGGCGCAGGACATCGACGCGGGTGTGGAGAGCGTCGAGGAGGAGGCCGCCTGA
- a CDS encoding chitinase produces the protein MERTEHRGPNRPLPLRRRLLAVCTATVLALPGLAALSTAARAADADLVRNGGFETGLDGWTCTAGAVVKTPVRSGGSALQATPAGSDNAQCSQTVTVRPDSSYTLAGYVRGSYVYLGASGTGTTDVSAWTQSAPDWQRLTTTFRTGPTTTRVTVYTHGWYGTGAYYADDLSLVGPGADAGQPPAAPTGLTAGTVSSSTVALSWSPVTGATGYSLYRDGVRVQTATGTSATVGGLAPSTAYAFQVAATNDAGESAKSATVTATTSAGSGGSTGLPPHALVGYLHASFANGSGYTRMADVPDSWDVIDLAFGEPTSTTSGDIRFTRCPVAECPTVESDADFKAAIRAKQAAGKKVLISIGGQNGQVQLTTAAARDTFVSSVSKIIDTYGLDGLDIDFEGHSLSLDASDTNFKSPTTPVIVNLISALKTLKARYGSGFVLTMAPETFFVQLGYQYYGTGKWGGQDPRAGAYLPVIYALRDDLTLLHVQDYNSGPIMGLDNQYHSMGGADFHIAMTDMLLTGFPVAGDTGNVFPPLRPDQVAIGMPASVNAGNGYVSPAEVDKALDCLTKRTNCGAYAPHGTWPGLRGLMTWSVNWDRFAGWQFQRNFDGYFG, from the coding sequence GTGGAACGCACCGAACACAGAGGCCCCAACAGACCGCTGCCGCTCCGCCGGAGGCTGCTCGCCGTCTGCACGGCCACCGTGCTGGCCCTGCCCGGCCTCGCCGCACTCTCGACGGCCGCCCGTGCCGCCGACGCCGACCTGGTCAGGAACGGCGGCTTCGAGACGGGCCTCGACGGCTGGACCTGTACGGCGGGTGCCGTCGTGAAGACACCCGTCAGGAGCGGCGGTTCGGCGCTCCAGGCGACCCCGGCCGGCAGCGACAACGCGCAGTGCTCGCAGACGGTGACCGTGAGACCCGACTCCTCGTACACCCTCGCCGGATACGTCCGGGGCAGCTATGTCTACCTCGGAGCGAGCGGCACCGGCACCACCGACGTCTCCGCCTGGACCCAGTCCGCGCCCGACTGGCAGCGCCTGACCACCACCTTCCGCACCGGCCCGACCACCACCCGGGTCACGGTCTACACCCACGGCTGGTACGGCACCGGCGCGTACTACGCCGACGACCTCTCCCTCGTCGGCCCCGGCGCCGACGCGGGGCAGCCCCCGGCCGCGCCCACCGGCCTGACGGCCGGCACCGTCTCGTCCTCGACCGTCGCCCTGTCCTGGTCGCCGGTGACCGGCGCGACGGGCTACTCCCTCTACCGCGACGGTGTCAGGGTCCAGACGGCCACCGGGACATCGGCCACCGTGGGCGGGCTCGCGCCCTCGACGGCGTACGCCTTCCAGGTCGCCGCGACGAACGACGCGGGCGAGTCCGCGAAGTCGGCCACGGTGACGGCGACGACCTCCGCCGGTTCCGGTGGATCGACCGGGCTTCCCCCGCACGCCCTCGTCGGCTACCTCCACGCGAGCTTCGCCAACGGCTCCGGGTACACCCGCATGGCCGATGTCCCCGACAGCTGGGACGTCATCGACCTGGCCTTCGGTGAACCGACCTCCACCACGTCCGGCGACATCCGCTTCACCCGCTGCCCGGTCGCCGAATGCCCCACGGTCGAGAGCGACGCCGACTTCAAGGCGGCGATCAGGGCCAAGCAGGCCGCGGGCAAGAAGGTGCTGATATCGATCGGCGGGCAGAACGGCCAGGTCCAGCTGACCACCGCGGCCGCTCGCGACACCTTCGTCTCCTCGGTCTCGAAGATCATCGACACCTACGGTCTCGACGGCCTGGACATCGACTTCGAAGGGCACTCGCTCTCCCTGGACGCGAGCGACACGAACTTCAAGAGCCCGACGACTCCGGTGATCGTGAACCTGATCTCCGCGCTGAAGACCCTGAAGGCCAGGTACGGCTCCGGGTTCGTCCTCACGATGGCCCCGGAGACCTTCTTCGTCCAGCTCGGCTACCAGTACTACGGCACGGGCAAGTGGGGCGGCCAGGACCCGCGGGCCGGCGCGTACCTCCCGGTGATCTACGCCCTGCGCGACGACCTGACGCTCCTGCACGTCCAGGACTACAACTCCGGCCCGATCATGGGTCTCGACAACCAGTACCACTCCATGGGCGGCGCCGACTTCCACATCGCCATGACCGACATGCTGCTCACCGGCTTCCCGGTCGCGGGAGACACCGGCAACGTCTTCCCGCCGCTGCGCCCCGACCAGGTCGCCATCGGCATGCCGGCCTCGGTGAACGCGGGCAACGGCTATGTGTCCCCGGCGGAGGTGGACAAGGCGCTGGACTGCCTGACGAAGCGGACGAACTGCGGCGCGTACGCGCCCCACGGCACCTGGCCCGGACTGCGCGGCCTGATGACGTGGTCGGTCAACTGGGACCGGTTCGCGGGCTGGCAGTTCCAGCGGAACTTCGACGGCTACTTCGGCTGA
- a CDS encoding PotD/PotF family extracellular solute-binding protein, translating into MKQYEPDRLTPAEAAAVRRSFRNGRAAMTRRSLLRASAGGALAVGGLGALSACGIPAAGKTQGGVSADDHSAKEKVVDFSNWPEYIDVDDSGKHRPTLDTFTKRTGIQVKYTEDINDNDEFFGKIQPQLAAGQATGRDLVVLTDWLAARMIRLGYVQKLDPSHLPHAFANLSDQFRTPDWDPGRAYSYPWQGISTVIAYNKKALDGIEVKSVSDLLDNPKLKGRVGFLTEMRDSVGMTMLDMGKDPAKFTDDDYDAVIARLQKAVDKGQIRRFTGNDYTSDLSKGDFAACVAWAGDIVQLQADSPDVGYVIPDSGYMTSTDNMLIPNKARHKTNAERLIDYYYELEPAAELAAYINYVSPVAGVQPYLAKIDKSAADNPLIVPDKAMQAKSHAFRSLSSKEETAYQQKFAKLTGA; encoded by the coding sequence ATGAAGCAGTACGAGCCCGACCGCCTGACACCGGCCGAAGCGGCCGCCGTGCGGCGCAGCTTCCGCAACGGACGGGCCGCCATGACCCGCCGTTCCCTGCTGCGCGCCTCCGCGGGCGGCGCGCTCGCCGTGGGGGGACTCGGGGCGCTGAGCGCCTGCGGGATCCCCGCGGCCGGCAAGACACAGGGCGGTGTGTCCGCCGACGACCACTCGGCCAAGGAGAAGGTCGTCGACTTCTCCAACTGGCCCGAGTACATCGACGTGGACGACAGCGGCAAACACCGTCCCACGCTCGACACCTTCACCAAGCGGACCGGAATCCAGGTCAAGTACACCGAGGACATCAACGACAACGACGAGTTCTTCGGCAAGATCCAGCCGCAGCTCGCCGCGGGCCAGGCCACCGGCCGGGACCTCGTCGTGCTCACGGACTGGCTGGCCGCCCGCATGATCAGGCTCGGCTACGTCCAGAAGCTGGACCCGTCCCACCTGCCGCACGCCTTCGCCAACCTGTCGGACCAGTTCCGCACCCCCGACTGGGACCCCGGACGCGCCTACTCGTACCCGTGGCAGGGCATCTCGACCGTCATCGCGTACAACAAGAAGGCGCTCGACGGCATCGAGGTGAAGTCGGTCTCCGACCTGCTCGACAATCCCAAGCTCAAGGGCCGGGTCGGCTTCCTGACCGAGATGCGCGACAGCGTCGGCATGACCATGCTCGACATGGGCAAGGACCCGGCGAAGTTCACGGACGACGACTACGACGCGGTGATCGCCCGCCTCCAGAAGGCCGTCGACAAGGGGCAGATCCGCCGCTTCACCGGCAACGACTACACGTCCGACCTCAGCAAGGGCGACTTCGCCGCGTGCGTCGCCTGGGCGGGCGACATCGTGCAGCTCCAGGCGGACAGTCCCGACGTCGGCTACGTGATCCCCGACAGCGGATACATGACGTCGACCGACAACATGCTCATCCCGAACAAGGCGCGTCACAAGACGAACGCGGAGCGGCTCATCGACTACTACTACGAGTTGGAGCCGGCCGCGGAACTCGCCGCCTACATCAACTACGTGAGCCCGGTCGCGGGAGTGCAGCCCTATCTCGCCAAGATCGACAAGTCGGCGGCGGACAACCCGCTGATCGTTCCCGACAAGGCCATGCAGGCCAAGTCCCACGCCTTCCGCTCCCTGAGCTCGAAGGAAGAGACGGCCTATCAGCAGAAGTTCGCGAAGCTCACAGGGGCGTGA
- a CDS encoding gamma-aminobutyraldehyde dehydrogenase — protein sequence MHNPGHRFQAQDRFADGAQYIAGRPAKGTSGRTHAVVDPATGDEVYTYELAGTADVDAAVAAARAAFPGWAGATPGERSDSLHRFAAVLADRAEEFARAESLQCGKPLKLTREFDVPGTIDNTAFFAGAARHLQGQSAGEYSGDHTSYVRREPIGVVGSIAPWNYPLQMAAWKILPAVAAGNTVVLKPAELTPLTSLLFAEAATEAGIPDGVINIVTGAGRDAGEHLVGHPDVAMTSFTGSTAVGKRVAEIATATVKRLHLELGGKAPFVVFDDADLEAAVHGAVAGSLINTGQDCTAATRAYVQRPLYEEFVRRTADLMASVRLGDPFAPGTDLGPLISHAQRDRVAGFVDRARGYARVVTGGEIPQDLKAGAYYRPTLVADAPQDSEIVQSEIFGPVLVVLPFDSDDEGIRLANDTPYGLAASAWSRDVYRAGRATREIKAGCVWVNDHIPIISEMPHGGYKASGFGKDMSAYSFEEYTQIKHVMFDNTAVARKDWHRTIFGDR from the coding sequence ATGCACAATCCGGGCCATCGCTTCCAGGCGCAGGACCGTTTCGCCGACGGCGCGCAGTACATCGCGGGCCGGCCGGCCAAGGGCACCTCCGGCCGCACGCACGCGGTCGTCGACCCCGCCACCGGCGACGAGGTCTACACGTACGAACTGGCCGGCACCGCCGACGTGGACGCGGCCGTGGCCGCCGCCCGCGCGGCGTTCCCCGGCTGGGCGGGCGCCACCCCCGGTGAACGGTCCGACTCCCTGCACCGCTTCGCCGCCGTACTGGCCGACCGCGCCGAGGAGTTCGCGCGGGCGGAGTCCCTCCAGTGCGGGAAGCCGCTGAAGCTCACCCGGGAGTTCGACGTCCCGGGGACCATCGACAACACCGCGTTCTTCGCGGGCGCGGCCCGGCATCTGCAGGGCCAGTCGGCGGGCGAGTACTCCGGCGACCACACCTCCTACGTACGCCGTGAACCCATCGGCGTCGTCGGCTCCATCGCGCCCTGGAACTACCCCCTCCAGATGGCCGCCTGGAAGATCCTCCCGGCCGTCGCCGCCGGCAACACGGTCGTCCTCAAGCCGGCCGAGCTCACCCCGCTGACCTCGCTCCTGTTCGCCGAGGCGGCCACGGAGGCGGGAATCCCGGACGGCGTGATCAACATCGTCACGGGAGCCGGCCGCGACGCCGGTGAACACCTCGTCGGCCACCCCGACGTCGCCATGACCTCCTTCACGGGGTCCACCGCCGTCGGCAAGCGGGTCGCCGAGATCGCCACCGCGACCGTCAAGCGGCTCCACCTGGAGCTGGGCGGCAAGGCTCCCTTCGTGGTCTTCGACGACGCGGACCTGGAGGCGGCCGTGCACGGCGCGGTCGCCGGATCGCTCATCAACACCGGGCAGGACTGCACGGCCGCCACCCGCGCGTACGTGCAGAGGCCTCTCTACGAGGAGTTCGTCCGCAGGACGGCCGACCTCATGGCGAGCGTCCGCCTCGGCGACCCGTTCGCCCCCGGCACCGACCTCGGCCCGCTGATCTCGCACGCGCAGCGCGACCGGGTGGCCGGCTTCGTCGACCGGGCCCGCGGCTACGCGCGCGTGGTCACCGGCGGAGAGATCCCGCAGGACCTCAAGGCCGGCGCGTACTACCGCCCCACCCTCGTCGCCGACGCGCCCCAGGACAGCGAGATCGTGCAGTCCGAGATCTTCGGTCCCGTCCTGGTGGTGCTCCCCTTCGACAGCGACGACGAAGGGATCCGGCTCGCCAACGACACCCCGTACGGTCTCGCCGCCTCCGCGTGGAGCCGGGACGTGTACCGGGCGGGCCGCGCCACCCGCGAGATCAAGGCGGGGTGCGTCTGGGTCAACGACCACATTCCGATCATCAGCGAGATGCCGCACGGCGGATACAAGGCGTCCGGCTTCGGCAAAGACATGTCGGCGTACTCGTTCGAGGAGTACACCCAGATCAAGCACGTCATGTTCGACAACACCGCGGTGGCCAGGAAGGACTGGCACCGCACGATCTTCGGGGACCGCTAG
- a CDS encoding FAD-binding oxidoreductase — MAPSAMTRWTTSLSEARPVPYWLDDPGKPHPEPALTGAETCDLLVVGGGYSGLWTALLAKERDPRREVVLLEGREVGWAASGRNGGFCAASLTHGLANGLTRWPDEIGKLEELGARNLDAIEEAVARYGLDCDFERTGEIDVATEPHQAEELREWYEELRGRGLADGVEFLDAAAVRDQVDSPTFLAGLYDRRGVAMLHPAKLAWGLKRACLRLGVRVYEHTPALALKAHGAGMAVRTPYGSVRARRVALATNIFPNLVRRVRSYTVPVYDYALMTEPLTADQLASVGWKNRQGLGDSANQFHYFRLSSDNRILWGGYDAIYPYGGRVRAEYDDRPETYAKLAGHFFTCFPQLEGVRFTHAWGGAIDTCSRFSAFFGTAHRGRVAYAAGYTGLGVGATRFGADVMLDLLAGERTERTELEMVRRKPLPFPPEPFAWTGIALTKWSLARADAHGGRRNLWLRAMDRLGLGFDS; from the coding sequence ATGGCCCCGAGCGCCATGACCCGTTGGACCACGTCTCTTTCCGAAGCCCGGCCGGTCCCGTACTGGCTGGACGACCCCGGCAAGCCCCACCCCGAGCCCGCCCTCACCGGCGCCGAGACCTGCGACCTGCTCGTCGTCGGCGGCGGCTACAGCGGACTGTGGACCGCGCTGCTCGCCAAGGAGCGCGACCCGCGGCGCGAGGTGGTGCTCCTGGAGGGCCGCGAGGTGGGCTGGGCCGCCTCGGGCCGCAACGGCGGATTCTGCGCCGCGTCGCTGACCCACGGTCTGGCCAACGGGCTCACCCGCTGGCCGGACGAGATCGGGAAGCTGGAGGAACTGGGCGCCCGCAACCTCGACGCGATCGAGGAGGCCGTCGCCCGCTACGGACTGGACTGCGACTTCGAGCGCACCGGCGAGATCGACGTCGCCACCGAGCCGCACCAGGCCGAGGAACTCCGGGAGTGGTACGAGGAACTGCGCGGCCGGGGTCTCGCGGACGGCGTGGAGTTCCTGGACGCGGCGGCGGTCCGGGACCAGGTCGACTCGCCGACCTTCCTGGCCGGTCTGTACGACCGCCGCGGCGTCGCCATGCTGCACCCCGCGAAGCTCGCCTGGGGTCTGAAGCGTGCCTGCCTGCGGCTCGGGGTGCGGGTGTACGAGCACACCCCCGCGCTCGCCCTGAAGGCGCACGGCGCCGGTATGGCCGTACGGACCCCCTACGGCTCCGTCCGTGCCCGCCGGGTGGCCCTCGCCACCAACATCTTCCCGAACCTGGTCAGGCGGGTGCGGTCGTACACCGTCCCGGTCTACGACTACGCGCTGATGACCGAGCCGCTGACCGCCGACCAACTGGCCTCCGTCGGCTGGAAGAACCGCCAGGGGCTGGGGGACTCGGCGAACCAGTTCCACTACTTCCGGCTCTCGTCCGACAACCGGATCCTGTGGGGCGGCTACGACGCGATCTACCCGTACGGCGGCCGGGTGCGCGCCGAGTACGACGACCGCCCGGAGACCTACGCGAAGCTCGCCGGGCACTTCTTCACGTGCTTCCCGCAGCTGGAGGGCGTCCGCTTCACCCACGCCTGGGGCGGCGCGATCGACACCTGCTCGCGTTTCTCGGCCTTCTTCGGCACCGCGCACCGCGGCCGGGTCGCGTACGCGGCCGGCTACACGGGGCTCGGGGTCGGCGCGACCCGGTTCGGCGCGGACGTGATGCTCGACCTGCTCGCCGGGGAGCGCACGGAGCGCACCGAGCTGGAGATGGTCCGCAGGAAGCCGCTGCCGTTCCCGCCCGAGCCGTTCGCCTGGACCGGCATCGCGCTCACCAAGTGGTCGCTCGCGCGGGCGGACGCGCACGGCGGGCGGCGCAATCTGTGGCTGAGGGCCATGGACCGGCTGGGGCTGGGCTTCGACAGCTGA
- a CDS encoding NADAR family protein, giving the protein MGKIDSWEALVSAVESGTRVKYLHFWGHRPRPDGQVGASCLSQWWPSPFVVDGVSYATAEHWMMAGKARLFGDAAAERRALEAPNPALAKKAGRLVRGFDDSVWERERFAVVVEGSVHKFTAHPGLRAFLLGTGERVLVEASPMDRVWGIGLAADDERASDPERWRGPNLLGFALMAARERPAGTDG; this is encoded by the coding sequence ATGGGGAAGATCGATTCTTGGGAAGCGCTGGTCAGCGCGGTCGAATCGGGGACGCGCGTCAAGTACCTGCACTTCTGGGGACACCGGCCGCGGCCGGACGGCCAGGTGGGCGCGAGCTGTCTGAGCCAGTGGTGGCCGTCGCCGTTCGTGGTCGACGGTGTCTCCTACGCGACCGCCGAGCACTGGATGATGGCGGGCAAGGCGCGGCTCTTCGGGGACGCGGCGGCGGAGCGGCGCGCGCTGGAGGCGCCGAACCCCGCCCTCGCCAAGAAGGCGGGCCGGCTCGTGCGGGGCTTCGACGACTCCGTGTGGGAGCGGGAGCGGTTCGCCGTCGTGGTCGAGGGCAGCGTCCACAAGTTCACCGCGCATCCCGGTCTGCGCGCGTTCCTGCTGGGCACGGGTGAGCGGGTGCTGGTCGAGGCCAGTCCCATGGACCGCGTGTGGGGCATCGGGCTCGCTGCGGACGACGAACGGGCGTCGGACCCCGAGCGGTGGCGGGGGCCGAATCTGCTCGGCTTCGCCTTGATGGCGGCGCGCGAGCGGCCCGCCGGGACGGACGGCTGA
- a CDS encoding phosphatase PAP2 family protein, translated as MGDTGSRPPQLRPGRALAHTPGASGSGSSHRSDSRPPQTPRGARRSGLDGRLGTTPPVPGRPTFLLGLPGLLALLGFPAALFALITWQVVAHGPLARADERLSRSLVHPDRFSELLADLGGVPVAVPVLAVTLGYVALSARAAGRERWWRAPAVAAVPMAVLPAVIVPLKELVARPGPPVMGPGTGFYPSGHTATAVVAYGSATLLLLPRLRTARARRALLGLCLALNLAVAFGLVRRGYHWPLDVLASWCLCAVLLTASALFPDRSVSRSSRRSSAGTASPRTGPS; from the coding sequence GTGGGCGACACAGGGTCGAGGCCTCCCCAGCTTCGCCCTGGTCGTGCCCTCGCGCACACACCCGGAGCTTCCGGCTCCGGATCTTCTCACCGATCGGACAGTCGCCCGCCCCAAACCCCCCGGGGCGCGCGACGATCCGGTCTGGACGGCCGCCTCGGAACCACCCCCCCTGTTCCGGGGCGGCCGACCTTCCTCCTCGGCCTTCCCGGCCTCCTGGCGCTGCTCGGCTTTCCGGCCGCCCTCTTCGCGCTGATCACCTGGCAGGTCGTGGCCCACGGCCCCCTCGCCCGCGCGGACGAGCGCCTCAGCCGCTCCCTGGTCCACCCGGACCGCTTCTCCGAACTCCTCGCCGACCTGGGCGGCGTGCCCGTCGCGGTACCGGTGCTGGCCGTCACCCTCGGGTACGTGGCGCTGTCCGCCCGCGCGGCCGGACGGGAACGCTGGTGGCGCGCCCCGGCCGTCGCGGCGGTGCCGATGGCGGTCCTACCGGCGGTGATCGTGCCGCTGAAGGAACTCGTCGCCCGCCCGGGCCCACCGGTCATGGGCCCGGGTACGGGCTTCTACCCCTCGGGTCACACCGCGACGGCCGTCGTCGCCTACGGTTCCGCGACCCTGCTCCTCCTTCCGCGACTCCGTACCGCCCGCGCCCGCCGCGCACTGCTGGGGCTCTGCCTCGCCCTGAACCTGGCGGTCGCCTTCGGCCTGGTGCGCCGCGGGTACCACTGGCCGCTGGACGTCCTGGCGAGCTGGTGCCTGTGCGCGGTGCTGCTCACGGCGTCGGCCCTGTTCCCCGACCGGAGCGTCAGCCGAAGTAGCCGTCGAAGTTCCGCTGGAACTGCCAGCCCGCGAACCGGTCCCAGTTGA